One Nostoc sp. UHCC 0302 DNA window includes the following coding sequences:
- a CDS encoding valine--pyruvate transaminase produces MNPALTQIGAQMSNLTGVRAIMKDIIETLRAGTGQQFINLSAGNPLILPEVEQLWRDCTAQLLASSEYGEVVCRYGSSQGYAPLIEAIANDFNKRYGLNLTERNIFITPGSQTLYFYAANTFGGYTPNGDLKQIVLPLSPDYTGYGGICLVPKALIAYKPTLDIDAAAHRFKYRPDFSQLSISENTGCVIFSRPCNPTGNVLSDDEVKKITALAASYDVPVLIDSAYAPPFPALNFTEMTPVFGSNILHCMSLSKAGLPGERIGIAIGDEKWIEVLECFQANASLHSSRYGQAIAAHAINSGRLVDISETVIRPFYQNKFTVLETSLEQAMPKNLPWFLHRGEGAIFAWLWLEDLPITDWEFYQELKQVGVIIVPGSTFFPGLEEEWPHKHQCFRISLTGSDEEIATGMQRLAKVAEQAYQRAAVSA; encoded by the coding sequence ATGAACCCTGCCCTGACTCAAATTGGCGCTCAAATGTCCAACCTGACTGGTGTAAGAGCGATTATGAAGGACATTATTGAAACATTACGAGCTGGTACGGGGCAGCAGTTTATTAATTTGAGTGCTGGTAACCCATTGATTTTGCCAGAAGTCGAGCAGTTGTGGCGAGATTGTACTGCTCAACTTTTGGCTAGCTCAGAATATGGAGAGGTAGTTTGTCGCTACGGTTCAAGTCAAGGTTATGCGCCATTAATTGAAGCGATCGCTAACGACTTTAACAAACGCTACGGGTTAAATTTAACTGAGCGTAATATATTTATTACCCCCGGCAGTCAAACTCTCTACTTTTACGCTGCCAATACATTCGGTGGTTACACTCCCAACGGCGATTTAAAACAAATCGTTTTACCTCTAAGTCCTGATTACACAGGTTACGGTGGCATTTGCTTAGTTCCAAAAGCTTTAATCGCCTACAAACCAACTCTAGATATTGATGCAGCTGCCCACCGCTTTAAATATCGTCCTGACTTCAGTCAGTTGTCGATTTCCGAAAATACTGGTTGCGTCATCTTTTCTCGCCCTTGTAACCCCACAGGCAACGTCCTTAGCGACGATGAAGTCAAAAAAATTACCGCCCTTGCTGCATCTTATGATGTGCCAGTATTAATTGACTCAGCTTACGCACCTCCTTTCCCGGCATTGAACTTTACTGAAATGACACCAGTGTTTGGCAGTAATATCCTGCACTGCATGAGTTTATCGAAAGCAGGATTACCAGGAGAAAGGATTGGGATTGCGATTGGGGATGAAAAGTGGATTGAAGTACTAGAGTGTTTCCAAGCAAACGCGAGTCTGCATTCTTCACGTTATGGACAAGCGATCGCAGCCCATGCAATCAATTCTGGTAGATTAGTAGATATTTCTGAAACAGTCATCCGTCCCTTCTACCAAAATAAGTTTACTGTTTTAGAAACCAGCTTAGAACAAGCAATGCCGAAGAATCTACCTTGGTTCCTCCATCGCGGTGAAGGAGCTATTTTTGCTTGGTTATGGTTAGAGGATCTACCCATCACTGACTGGGAATTTTATCAGGAACTCAAGCAAGTGGGTGTGATTATCGTACCTGGAAGTACTTTCTTTCCTGGTTTAGAGGAAGAGTGGCCACACAAACACCAATGCTTCCGCATCAGCCTCACAGGTAGCGATGAAGAAATTGCCACAGGGATGCAGCGCTTAGCAAAAGTAGCTGAACAAGCTTATCAACGTGCGGCTGTGAGTGCCTAG
- a CDS encoding S-(hydroxymethyl)glutathione dehydrogenase/class III alcohol dehydrogenase produces the protein MEVKAAVAYGAGKPLTIETVHLSEPQAGEVLVEIKASGVCHTDAYTLSGNDPEGLFPAILGHEGAGVVVEVGAGVTSVKPGDHVIPLYTPECRQCEYCLSFKTNLCQAIRQTQGRGVMPDGTSRFSIDGQMIHHYMGTSTFSNYTVLPEIAVAKIREDAPFDKVCYIGCGVTTGIGAVIHTAKVEPGANVVVFGLGGIGLNVIQGARMVGANMIVGVDLNPSKRALAEKFGMTHFVNPQEVEGDLVSYLVDLTKGGADYSFECIGNVKVMRQALECCHKGWGVSVIIGVAGAGQEISTRPFQLVTGRVWKGSAFGGARGRTDVPKIVDWYMEGKINIDDLITHVMPLEQINDAFELMHKGESIRSVVTF, from the coding sequence TTGGAAGTTAAAGCAGCAGTAGCTTACGGCGCGGGTAAGCCGTTGACGATTGAAACTGTTCACCTATCGGAACCACAAGCCGGAGAAGTGTTGGTAGAAATTAAAGCTAGCGGCGTTTGCCATACCGATGCTTATACTCTTTCTGGTAACGATCCCGAAGGTTTGTTTCCGGCAATTTTGGGACATGAAGGCGCTGGTGTTGTGGTGGAGGTGGGCGCTGGTGTCACCAGTGTTAAACCAGGGGATCATGTAATTCCTCTATATACTCCAGAATGCCGCCAATGCGAATATTGTCTGAGCTTCAAAACTAATCTCTGTCAAGCCATTCGTCAGACTCAAGGACGCGGTGTTATGCCTGATGGCACTAGTCGCTTTAGTATTGATGGGCAGATGATTCATCACTATATGGGTACATCTACCTTTTCTAACTATACGGTGCTGCCAGAAATCGCCGTGGCCAAAATTCGGGAAGATGCCCCGTTTGATAAGGTTTGTTACATTGGCTGTGGCGTAACCACAGGTATTGGTGCAGTCATCCACACAGCTAAGGTGGAACCAGGAGCAAATGTTGTGGTTTTCGGCTTAGGCGGTATTGGCTTGAATGTCATCCAAGGAGCGCGGATGGTGGGAGCCAATATGATTGTGGGAGTGGATCTTAATCCCAGCAAACGTGCTTTGGCAGAAAAGTTTGGCATGACGCATTTTGTCAATCCCCAAGAAGTAGAGGGCGATTTAGTCTCTTATTTGGTTGATTTAACTAAAGGCGGTGCTGATTACAGTTTTGAATGTATTGGTAATGTCAAAGTTATGCGTCAAGCATTAGAATGCTGCCATAAAGGTTGGGGCGTCAGCGTGATTATTGGTGTTGCTGGTGCTGGGCAAGAAATCAGTACTCGTCCTTTTCAACTAGTGACTGGGCGCGTTTGGAAAGGTTCGGCTTTTGGTGGCGCTAGGGGGCGTACAGATGTGCCGAAAATAGTCGATTGGTATATGGAAGGTAAGATAAATATCGACGATTTGATTACTCATGTAATGCCGCTTGAGCAAATTAATGATGCTTTTGAATTGATGCACAAAGGCGAATCAATTCGGAGTGTGGTGACTTTTTAA
- the rimM gene encoding ribosome maturation factor RimM (Essential for efficient processing of 16S rRNA) yields MTNDKLDEWLEIGKIVSPQGLSGEVRVYPDSDFPERFEVPGKRWLLRAGETQPQPIELLSGRYMDGKNLYILKLAGVETREQAEALRGCKLMVPASDRPELGEDEYHVLDLVGLSVFMQTSGELVGTVVDVIAAGNDLLEVEFDPLFATDKEQTQTTKEKPKKTVLIPFVKAIAPVVDLQSGRIEITPPPGLLEI; encoded by the coding sequence ATGACAAATGACAAATTAGATGAATGGCTAGAAATTGGTAAAATTGTTTCCCCTCAAGGCTTATCTGGGGAGGTGCGAGTTTATCCTGACTCGGACTTCCCTGAACGATTTGAGGTTCCAGGAAAACGCTGGTTATTGCGTGCTGGTGAAACACAACCGCAGCCAATAGAATTACTTTCAGGACGTTACATGGATGGGAAAAACTTGTATATCCTGAAATTAGCTGGTGTAGAAACTCGCGAGCAAGCTGAGGCGTTGCGCGGTTGTAAATTAATGGTTCCAGCTAGCGATCGCCCCGAATTAGGCGAAGATGAATATCATGTACTCGATTTGGTTGGTTTATCAGTTTTCATGCAAACATCTGGCGAACTAGTTGGCACGGTGGTAGATGTCATCGCCGCAGGGAATGATTTATTAGAAGTGGAGTTTGACCCCTTGTTTGCTACTGACAAGGAACAAACACAAACGACAAAGGAAAAGCCAAAAAAGACTGTTTTGATTCCTTTTGTGAAAGCGATCGCGCCAGTAGTAGACTTACAATCTGGTCGCATTGAAATTACTCCGCCACCTGGGTTATTAGAAATTTAA
- the fghA gene encoding S-formylglutathione hydrolase yields MNNPKLISEFKSFGGKLGFYSHPSSTCNGEMRFAVYQPPQATQKPVPVLYFLSGLTCTEENFMAKAGAQRYAAEYGLMLVAPDTSPRHTGISGEDDDWDFGTGAGFYVDAIEEPWRQHYQMYSYVVDELPTLMTAHFPALADKQGIFGHSMGGHGALVCAMKNPNLYKSVSAFAPITAPIRCPWGEKAFSRYLGSNKETWRAYDASELVRQVGYHSPILIDQGTADKFLAEQLLPEVFEQACAAVNQPLNLRYQEGYDHSYYFIASFIEDHIRHHAIALR; encoded by the coding sequence ATGAATAATCCTAAACTAATTTCAGAATTTAAAAGCTTTGGTGGCAAACTCGGCTTTTACTCTCATCCCTCCTCAACTTGCAATGGAGAAATGCGCTTTGCTGTCTATCAACCTCCACAAGCTACTCAAAAACCTGTACCAGTGCTTTATTTTCTCTCCGGTTTAACTTGCACCGAAGAGAATTTTATGGCGAAAGCAGGAGCGCAACGCTATGCGGCTGAGTACGGTTTGATGTTAGTTGCACCAGATACTAGCCCGCGTCATACTGGGATTTCAGGTGAAGATGATGATTGGGATTTTGGCACAGGTGCGGGCTTTTATGTTGATGCAATAGAAGAACCGTGGCGTCAACACTACCAAATGTATAGTTATGTCGTCGATGAATTACCCACTTTAATGACTGCACACTTCCCAGCGCTAGCTGATAAACAAGGTATTTTTGGTCATTCAATGGGGGGACATGGGGCGCTAGTATGTGCAATGAAAAATCCCAACTTATATAAATCAGTTTCAGCTTTTGCACCTATCACTGCACCTATACGTTGTCCTTGGGGTGAAAAGGCTTTCAGCCGTTATCTTGGTAGCAACAAAGAAACTTGGCGTGCTTATGATGCTAGCGAATTGGTTAGGCAAGTAGGATATCACAGTCCAATTCTGATTGATCAAGGCACTGCTGATAAATTTTTAGCCGAACAATTGTTACCAGAAGTATTTGAGCAGGCTTGTGCAGCAGTGAACCAGCCCCTAAACTTGCGTTACCAAGAAGGCTATGACCACAGTTATTATTTTATCGCCAGTTTTATAGAAGACCACATTCGGCATCATGCGATCGCTCTAAGATGA